ACCTCGGCGTCGATCTGCTCCTTGGGCGTCTTGCGGATCTTCAGGCCGAAGGCGATGTTCTCGCGCACGGTCATGGTCGGGTAGAGGGCGTAGGACTGGAACACCATGGCGATGTCTCTGTCCTTGGGCTCGACCTGGGTAACGTCCTCGCCATCGAGGCAAATGGCGCCGCTGCTGATGTCTTCGAGGCCGGCGATGGCGTTCATGAGGGTGGACTTGCCGCAGCCGGAAGGCCCGACCAGGATGAGGAACTGGCCGGCGTCGATGCGGATGTCGATGCCCTTGAGGGCTTCCTGGGCGGCGTTGCCGTAGGTCTTGCGTACGCTTTTGAGTTCGAGAGCTGCCATGGTGGCCTTCCTTATCCTTTGACCACGCCCGAGGTCAGGCCCCGGACGAAATATTTACCCGCGAAGATGTAGACCAGCAGGGTCGGCAGCGCGGCGATCATGGCGGCGGCCATGTCGACGTTGTATTCCTTGGCACCGGTGCTGGTGTTGACCAGGTTGTTCAGGGCCACGGTGATGGGCTGCGACGAGCCGCTGGCGAACACCACGCCGAACAGGAAGTCGTTCCACACCTGGGTGAACTGCCAGATCAGGCTGACCATGACGATGGGCGTGGACAGCGGCAGCAGGATCTTGAAGAAGATGGTGAAGAAACCCGCGCCGTCCAGCCGCGCCGCCTTGATCAGGGCATCGGGGATACCGACGTAGTAGTTGCGGAAGAACAGCGTGGTGAAGGCCAGGCCATAGATCACGTGCACCAGCACCAGGCCGGCGGTGGTGTTGGCCAGGCCCAGCTGGCCGAGGGTGAAGGACATCGGCAGCAGGATCACCTGGAAGGGAATGAAGCAGCCGAATAGCAACAGACTGAACAGCAGGTTCGAGCCGCGGAACTGCCACTTCGACAGGGCGTAGCCGTTGAGCGCGCCGATGAAGGTGGAGATCAGCACCGCCGGGACGGTGATCAGGAAGGAGTTCCAGAAGTAGCTGTGCACCACGTCCCAGGCCTTGAGCCAGCCGATCACCGTCCAGTCCAGCGGCAGGCTCAGCAGGTTGCCGGTGCGGACATCGTCCGGGGTCTTGAAGCTGGTCAGCAGCATCACCAGCAGCGGTACCAGATAGACCGCGCAGGCGATGATCAGGGTGGCGTGGATGGCCACGCGATTGACGTTCAGAGCCTTAGCCATTTCGCTTGCTCCGCAATTCCGAGTAGAGATAGGGCACCAGCACCGCCAGCACCGCGCCGAGCATCAACACGGCACTTGCCGAACCAAGGCCCATTTGGCCGCGGGTGAAGGTGTGCTGGTACATGAACACCGCCGGCAGATCCGAGGCGTAGCCGGGCCCGCCCGCGGTCATGGCCATGACCAGGTCGAAGCTCTTGATGGCGATGTGGGCCAGGATCATCACCGCGCTGAAGAACACCGGCCGCAGGCTGGGCAGGACGATGCGCAGGTAGATGGTCGGCAGCCCTGCCCCGTCGACCTGGGCAGCCCTCAGGATGGACGAGTCCACTCCGCGCAGTCCGGCGAGGAACATGGCCATGACGAAGCCCGAAGCCTGCCAGAGGGCGGCGATCAGCAGGCAGTAGATGACCCGGTCGGGGTCCACCAGCCAGTC
The window above is part of the Pseudomonas oryzihabitans genome. Proteins encoded here:
- a CDS encoding carbohydrate ABC transporter permease, whose product is MAKALNVNRVAIHATLIIACAVYLVPLLVMLLTSFKTPDDVRTGNLLSLPLDWTVIGWLKAWDVVHSYFWNSFLITVPAVLISTFIGALNGYALSKWQFRGSNLLFSLLLFGCFIPFQVILLPMSFTLGQLGLANTTAGLVLVHVIYGLAFTTLFFRNYYVGIPDALIKAARLDGAGFFTIFFKILLPLSTPIVMVSLIWQFTQVWNDFLFGVVFASGSSQPITVALNNLVNTSTGAKEYNVDMAAAMIAALPTLLVYIFAGKYFVRGLTSGVVKG